In Mastacembelus armatus chromosome 22, fMasArm1.2, whole genome shotgun sequence, a genomic segment contains:
- the ccr6b gene encoding C-C chemokine receptor type 6 encodes MTSEAPYYDYGTESPVEGLCNLDPNPLEIIIQTYIHAIICVFGLIGNSLVIVTYIFYKKTKTMTDVYLFNVAVADLIFVVALPFIIYNEQNSWLMGRVACKMLRSAYSINLYSGMLLLACIGGDRYVAIVQARRSFGTRSRSLIYSRLICSAVWVVAVALTLPTLIYTEYFEERTVETMTSTVMCQLSFDSYETAKLMKVLVPSLQMAVGFLLPLLVMVFCYSSIMDTLLSAQSSQRNKAVRVVLAVVVVFIVCHLPYNVALLDHTLSLFKERSCNTEKVKLQVLAISRSMAYLHCCLNPILYAFVGVRFRNHFRQIILDLWCFSKKYIYSARSSRTTSDICISGLRSSDVSNKMSSFSA; translated from the coding sequence atgacatcagAGGCTCCATACTATGATTACGGTACAGAAAGCCCAGTAGAGGGACTCTGCAACCTTGACCCAAACCCACTGGAGATCATCATCCAAACTTATATCCACGCCATCATCTGTGTCTTCGGACTGATTGGCAACAGTCTTGTAATTGTCACCTACATATTCTACAAGAAAACCAAGACAATGACAGATGTTTATCTCTTCAATGTGGCCGTGGCAGACCTGATCTTTGTGGTGGCTCTACCATTTATCATATACAATGAACAGAACAGTTGGTTAATGGGTCGTGTAGCTTGCAAGATGCTGAGGTCAGCCTACAGTATCAACCTCTACAGTGGCATGCTGTTACTTGCGTGCATTGGTGGTGATCGCTACGTTGCTATAGTTCAAGCTAGAAGGTCCTTCGGGACTCGCTCACGCAGTCTAATCTACAGCCGCCTGATCTGCTCAGCTGTTTGGGTGGTTGCAGTGGCTTTAACTCTGCCCACACTCATCTACACTGAGTACTTTGAAGAGAGGACTGTGGAAACAATGACTTCCACAGTGATGTGTCAGCTGTCTTTCGACTCATATGAAACAGCAAAGCTAATGAAGGTGCTGGTTCCCAGCCTTCAAATGGCCGTTGGCTTCCTGCTGCCTCTGTTGGTGATGGTGTTCTGCTACTCCAGCATCATGGACACCTTGCTAAGTGCGCAGAGCAGCCAGAGGAACAAGGCTGTCCGTGTGGTTCTGGCAGTTGTTGTGGTTTTCATTGTGTGCCACCTTCCCTACAATGTGGCTCTGCTGGACCACACCCTGTCTCTTTTCAAGGAAAGGAGTTGTAACACAGAAAAGGTTAAACTCCAAGTTCTGGCCATTTCCAGGAGCATGGCCTACCTCCACTGCTGTCTCAATCCCATACTCTATGCCTTTGTTGGGGTGAGGTTCAGAAACCACTTCCGGCAAATAATATTGGACCTATGGTGCTTTAGCAAAAAATACATCTACTCTGCTCGCTCATCACGCACAACATCTGATATTTGCATCTCAGGCTTAAGATCTTCAGATGTTTCTAACAAAATGTCATCATTCAGTGCATGA